The Carassius gibelio isolate Cgi1373 ecotype wild population from Czech Republic chromosome B5, carGib1.2-hapl.c, whole genome shotgun sequence genome segment TTCCGCCAGAGCCTAGGACAATAAAAGAGggagtatacattttattttaaaaaaactgcaCATGCAAAAAACACTGCTATGAAATTTTCATgcataattaattcctgtgatgcaaagctaaattttcaacatttttccttcaaaaatcattctaatatgctgatttgctgctttagAAACATCTTTTATCAGTGTTATTGATGTGATACATTATTAAATGCTTTTGTTAATTTACAGTGTGCTGAAATCATTTTTTACTCACCAGAGTTAGCGTTGTCTTTGGTGACCATGGCACTCACATCTGTACTGCCAAGAAAACAGAAGAAATAAGATCTCCTCTAAATCCTCTAAGAATTTAGGATTACCACAGAGGAATTAACCTTTTGCCCTTCGTTTACCACACTAATACGTCAGCATCCTTTTACTTTTAGTATCCACAGATACAGCAGCATTAATGCTCCAGATGTTGCATACAAGAAAGTATCGCAAAACACCCAACCAGAAAATGCTTTACAAAACTGAGAGAACAGAAAGATGAAGAAACAGGAGTGCATGAGGGAATGAAAATGGGAGGTGGGCAGTTTCTTCCCCAGCACTCTCCAACAGGACAAATAAAGACATGAAGCCTTTAAAAGCAGCAAAAATAACTCAAAGTTCCCAAGAGACTTCAAGACATTTTCAGAAGAAGAAAGCCATTCTATCAGGAGCGGCTGTCACTCGTGAGGATCACATCTGCATATCAAGCGTTTAGATGCAAACAGCTCAGCACAAACTACAGAAAAGAAGCCTTattctctttaaaaataaaacagtggaGTTTTACCAAAAGCTTAAAAGACGATATTGTACTTACGCTTTTATTTTGCTCTTTGATCACAGCAGCTCTTGTAGTCACCGCTCCAAACACACTGATTACACATGACTGCACTTCACACACGACAGAATCAGGCCTTTATAAATTAATGATGTCTATTAGGATAGAACCACACAAGTCACTACACAACCGTTTTAGACAAGCtatttgaacagtttttttatactgtacagtatatagtCAAGAATTTActatatgcatacacacacgcacacacacacacacacacacacacacacacacacacacacatatatatatacacatatatacacacacactgaccatAAAAGGAGACAATACAATTACCATCGATAACTCCTCATTATAATTAAGTACTTTTTAACTAACTGTTTTAGTGCGAACAAGGTCAATTAACTgggataatatataaaatatatttatattgtacagTTTATAttctgtgtgtatacacacacacacacacacacgttaaattGTTCTGAAAGCAGTTTTTGTGAGAAACCCCTCCTCATGCGCTGAACatatactaataaataatacacaTGGAGCActtacacatgtgtgtgtgtgcatgcaaagGGAAAGGAAAGAGTGGGGAAAGAGGGGAGAGACTGAAATATTGATGAGAAACGGCCCTCCACTCAATCTCCTTCCCTCCTGACACAGACACTGATTAAAAGTGATTTGACTGCACGTCTACAATGCATTATGTATTATACAATAGTGAACTAAAAGCTCAAGTATAGAATATACTTATATATACCTTATTTAAATGAGAAATATTTACCACTTTTGAAGCATGTTTCCTTGCACAAAAAACCTTTTATTTAGTTATAGGAGACCATTTTTAAACCTCTCTACAATCCTTAGGATAATCAGGCAGTTGTGATTCTGTATTTTTAAGGCTTCTGTGTGTAAATGGCTGATGTTATGATTGACTGACCTCTGCTGCAGCTCATCAGAGTCGCTCAAGTTCCTGAATAAAGAATATGaatttatatgcaaattattaTACAGTGTCTGTAAGAGTAGACTGAGGAGTAAGGGTTTTGACCAGAGTCTGTCTACACAGGACATTGATTCCTTCAGTTCAATAGAGCAAGAGGATTCCTGTTCTCCATGATAAGTCCCCTTGATTGTCtttaaagtagacatttcaaatATCATCATCATATACTATGGCACCATTTAGTAGGAGCATCATTTGCTAGGTCCCTTGTATTTCAGGTTTGGGGCTGAGACCAGTGTTTGTGATGGCCACGTCACCCCGTCTGACACCCCGCTGTTGAGTGCTTCGTATCCTATCTGTCAGGATTACATCACCATCATTCTGCTTCCTGGCTTGTCTGTCGTTTTATCTGTCCTGTGAGGTACAGTGTCCTGGTTTTGTGGTCTTCCAATGAAAATGACGCTGTGCTTGAGGTTACACTAGTGTTTTCACTGACTCTGATGTTGACTTTCCTCGGTAAAGACACAGGCTGTTTGTAACAGACAGACACAGTCAGAGGAGCTCTCACCACTTCAACtcctacaaaaaaaacaacaacaaaaaaaaaaaggataaatgaCTGATGAAATGAGAGATGATCTGAGACACTtgtaaaataatttcatatacatacatacacatatacacacacacacacatacatatatacattatatatatatatatatataatttagtgttacaataaataatgtaacaattattctaaatataaataattattaaatggttatataacaaataatataacattatataacatacagtatattatatatacacacatactaatttatatatatatatatatatatatatatatatatatatatatttatatatatatataaattacatgtaACTAAATattgtatgaaaaaatatatatttatataattatcatGTTAATTTTTATGCAATACGTTGCAAAACATTGATATGcaatatagtaatatattttaatatacaatatgttaataaatataattattatacatattaagtgatttaataataaaataatagtaataatgttattttttttatcatttttattataaataattctgAGAGGAACaatttacacaattcaaattTTTGGGGTGAAAGACATCATACATTCAAGTAGTGTATTCCAAAGGACCTAGAAAGAAATCTGCGtgataaataagtgtttattaTGGTTACTTTTCTTAAATAAGACATCCAAAATGACGTATGCAGCCTTCAAATGTGATGTCTGAAGGATGCAGACTCCGAAATGAGATGCAGCGAGGCTCTAATCCTCATTTGCGTGcacgcgtgtttgtgtgtgtgtgtgtgaaatgcggtactgaagtgaaatagctgggcagtttgatagccaaaTTATAATAGGCTgcccaataaaaataaaaattgttattattattcaaataattgaatccattaataggagaatgagcctaatatcatcttgactatcgacagagaaatctgctttCGTCGATTcacgatactatcgtctatcggcacagCCCTACTTTAAACATTACTTACCTTTGTGTTTCTCCATTTCTGCCATGCACCTGGAGAACATCCACAGTGGGTGGGTGGAGGGACGAGCAAAGCCCAGCCAAACAAACACAGGCAGAGGGCAAAGGTCACCGAACACCCAGGTGCTCCTCACACCTGAGGACCAAGGAACAGCCAGGGTGATGCATCTCTCCGAGACTGGATCTGGAAAAAGACACCGGTTCAGCGCACACAGTAAATAAGCATGTCTCATGAAAGCATCTGTCCTGGATTAGGACATGCAGAAGCAGCTGCTCCCAGCCACTGATATGCCTGCAGTATGGTCCCTTACCATGGGTGATCTCTAGGCCAGGCTGAGCATCAGGTCTGTGTGTATTGTTAGGAGAGAGTAGAGTCAGTGTGCTGCTCCAAACGGTCTGCTGATCTCTAGACGCAGTCAAAGCGAGATCCACCTCCACTCCAGCTCTAACAGTCCTGTACTCCAGCACTCTGGCCTGCAGGGAGAACATCCCTCTCTTCAGCTCATCCAAGGCATCgctcagacacacactctcacacacactcatcagaCCTGCAGAAGGAGCAGTGATTCCCCTTTTAATGGCCATCAGTGGGGCataaccagggttattatagtttactaacacaaaaacgataaaaacattttcattactttaAATGGAGTGAATATtatctcaaataaaatatattataaaatataataaagatttgttttaaattCCAGCTTGTAGCCAAGGCAACATTGTCATTAGCCtaacttaaaaatgaaataaaaaaactatataaacaaaaaaaatgtttatcaaaattttaatgaaaaaatatataaaaattgcaaCTAATTCAGAAATATTAACTACTACACTAGGTATAGCACATTTAATTGTCATGCATATGAACATCAATAATCACATTTATAATCATATTTATTCACATCTCTTGGGTGATGTGCCTTagccttaaaaatatatatatattttagatatatattaATAGATCATTAATTGATCTGGATTCTGTaagtttattacatttacatttagtcatttagcagacgcttttatccgaagcgacttacaaatgaagacaatggaagcaatcaaaacaacaaaaagagcaatgatatgtaagtgctataacaagtcttagTTAGCTTAAGCAgaacacatagcaagggcttttaaataatataattaataaaaataaaacagatagaatagaaaaagaatagagcaagctaataataaataaaaagaaaatggtcagaatacaaaaagattagaaaggtagttagatttttttaataagaatagaattagaatagtgagtgttaaagttagagggtcaaataaagatggaagagatgtgttttaagccgattcttgaagatggctaaggactcagctgcccaGATTGaattggggaggtcattccaccagaagggaacatttaatttaaaagatacataaGATTTTATATATCTGTTATTAACAGATATATAATATTTCTCCACATCTCTCTGGActatttgattctgattggtcagtaaaGGCATTCTTTTGACAAATATTTCTTGTACAATATTTTCATATGTCAAATTGCCATTTATTCTGTTATAATGACCAGCTGACTGTAAAATATAATACGCTGACTgatttgtgaaatgtaaataaaaatcatatatgaattaaataaaatttgagcagaaaaatacatttgaacaaataaattcagtagcaggaTTTGATATGAAGATCAGTAGGACTGATTAGGAGCATGTTCTTTCTATTTGTTGATGGGGTTGTGCTCAACCCGTGTGCTGAAAAGGGCCAGAAGATCTTACCCAAAGGGCTGAGTCTGAATCTCTCTGAGCACACAATCATAGTGAGAAGTCTGGTGAAGAGAAACTCAGGGTAGCACAAGGGGAAGTCTCTGAAGACACTGTCAGGATAGTCCCAGCCATAACCCGAAACACTGCAGAACCTCCTCAAAGACACCGCATCATACCTACAGACACATCCACAACAACTGACAACTGAATACACTATAGAATTAACACTCATTAACATATAATGAGTGGCCATTAAGATACACTGTATTTCCATTtagtttgtaaataaaaaataaagtgtataAACAATAAAGCTTTTAATATATTGAATTGCATGTACAGTAAACGTAGATTTTAACTAATCATATACATTCACTTAAAGTTTCTTTAAGTCATCTTACCTGCAGTTGACCAAAGTGAAAGCAAGCTCGTCGCTTGTGTCTTTGTTTTTCCTCATTGTTCCTCTTTTCTTGCGGAAAGATTGATAAATGTACCTGGTCATGAGGTAAACTGAACCTGGCAAATGTTTCTGGGCGTCAAAGACTGTGTGAGTTTTAAACGAGACGTGAGAAGTGTAAAAGAGATACAGCACAGTTACACCTGACACCACGGAGATAAGTGTGCTAAAATTAGCCATATTCCGGttcatcatttaaattatttacaaaaacaacTTAGAAGAAATGCTATCGAATGATGTGCTCAAAGTTCAAAGTCATTTGACGCTACTTTGTTGCGCGTTTCTTCCCtctgtttttaaaatagaaagaGCAGCGCTGTATCGCCCTCTAGCGTCTGGGAATGACAATCACAAAACTACAGCGCTGCAAACGTACTGTaacaaccatagacagtaaaagaaatggacacagcgttTGATTCAAAAAATAAGAAGGCTGCTAAAACCATTCAGTTATGCTCTatctttaatgtatttatttgaaactccCCCTGGCtctgttctttttaaatatttttttgtttctgtatttatgACTCTATTTTTGTGTTCTTATTGTTTGTATCGTAAAGATttaataaagatgtaaaaaaaaaaaaaaaaaaaaaaaaaaaaaaaagaaatggacacagcgaccccattggaactcaattgagacaaatgaagcccagttttagcgttttttagcacttccgtttctgacgcgcagactcaaacgaagcttgacgacgtcagcaacctgtctgacagatgtaaatcttctagtagctgtgcgtgcaaactgccatcgttaaacttgcagagacggcgagcttgagcggggagttctttgtcgtgagtgaccaggagtaagtattctgattaattattttgtatagtattttaaaatgtaacgccactacgccatattaagttaatcgcctgcgagcttctcctcctgtctatacggtaatgcgacagagagccgagtggttatgacgcaatcgttagcctattttttacaaaactgtttatacggggccataatgtaacatagaaggtaatggagccctttatacattgtcgtgtatctttagaaataaataatggacaaacagagtctttaaacgcctcagatgtaaagttattcgctgtcaaagtgacgccaaaatgaatgggagtcaatgggaatgctaacgcaagtgaagttctgctaaaagatggcagcccccacccgacttcaacttccggtcgagttccttgccccttggtaacaaccatagacagtaaaagaaatggacacagcgaccccattggaactcaattgagacaaatgaagcccagttttagcgttttttagcacttccgtttctgacgcgcagactcaaacgaagcttgacgacgtcagcaaccccacctgcacgcggctactctcgccgatcggttgcatccagccgcagccgatgtcgaacacacctgcagttttgcgcaaaccgatcgtcggctgacttgaagcagtgcatgccggttagaaattttgtccgacttgatacagcgctgacgccacgtgactgtgacgtgtgccgtcaaagtaccacgagagcgattcgagagtagccggagaactcagccagcgcagcttctgaagagcggctgcacagattctgatgacgacacaactgatccacgattggctggattcactgatgacagatgacgtgcgtttcaagtttattgcgagtcggcttcagtttcagaaattctcatatggacttttaaaacagttcaatacgtttttatgtcgtcttcatcttataaatcatatttattaaatattgttttactgtatttactttattgttaatataaagtttgtgtgtgtttattttgcatgactttcttttttatacagaccttttacagtattcagcagcataacctattcaaatgagcatttttaagaactaaaatgttaatcttaaaagcatacaatctaatgtggtcataaatgtatgctcctatacaaatgatacataatacattatgttcctccatttgtttggtttcttcatattctttagtttattttgctgtgtttatacttcacctgcatgtggttagcaaactgctaacaacttgctgtaacttcaacttaacaacattcaagacccttccaaaacaccacttatacacacattaaacgcgatcaagtaagcaatcgccacgtgatctgccatgactgacgtaattgcagcaaactacgggagccacaacaggcttgttcgacttcatgcagttttgcgcaaaccgatcgtcggctgacttgaagcagtgcatgccggttagaaattttgtccgacttgatacagcgctgacgccacgtgactgtgacgtgtgccgtcaaagtaccacgagagcgattcgagagtagccggagaactcagccagcgcagcttctgaagagcggctgcacaggttctgatgacgacacaactgatccacgattggctggattcactgatgacaccgatgacgtgcgtttcaagtttattgcgagtcggcttcagtttcagaatcagaatcagactcagaatgagctttattgccatgtatgtttacacatacgaggaatttgttttcgtgacagaagctccgcagtacaacagaatgacagcgacagaacataaaacacataataaaagaataaaaaatacaaataagtagatagtgaataacaatatacaaatgacaattgtaggcaggtatattacaaaatgaagttatgtatgtacatatatattgtgtgcaaaatttaagtgtatactaagtatgtgtgttagataaataaagtgtgtgtgtatataaatataaagtgtagtgtgtccgccgttattataagctgttcataagatggattgcctgagggaagaaactggtcctgtgtctggtcgttctagtgctcagtgctctgtagcgtcgaccagatggcaacagttcaaagagggagtgtgctggatgtgaggggtccagagtgattttgacagccctttttctcactctggataagtacagttcttgaatagatgggagggttgaaccgatgattcgctcagcagtccggactaccctctgtagtcttctgaggtcagatttagaagctgagctgaaccagacagttactgaagtgcagaggatggattcaatgatggtggagtagaactgtttcagcagctcctgtggcaggttaaacttcctcagctggcggagaaagtacaacctctgctgggcctttttcacaatggagtcaatgtgaatgtcccacttcaggtcctgagagatggtggttcccaggaacctgaatgactccactgcagtcacagtgctgttcatgatggtgagtggggggagtgcaggggggtttctcctgaagtccacgatcatctccactgttttgagcgtgttaagctccaggttgttgagactgcaccagacagccagctcttttacctcctgtctgtaagcagactcgtcaccgtcctgaatgaggccgatgattgtggtgtcgtctgcaaacttcaggagcttgacagagaggtccttagatgtgcaatcgttggtgtacagggagaagagcagtggggagagaacgcagccctggggagctccggtgctgattgtacgggtgctggatgtgtattttcccagcctcactagctgctgcctgtctgtcaggaagctgttgatccactgacagacggaggtgggcacggagagctgatttagtttgggcaggaggaggtttgggatgatcgtgttgaaggccgagctgaagtccacaaacaggatcctcacataagtccccggtctgtctaggtgttgcagaacataatgcagtccaatgtttactgcatcgtccacagacctgtttgctctgtaggcaaactgaagaggatccagcaagggcccagtgatgtccttcaggtggcccagcaccagtttttcaaatgacttcatgactacagacgttagagccacaggcctgtagtcatttagtcctgtaattttgggtttcttagggatggggatgatggtggaacgtttgaggcatgaagggacttcgcacagctccagcgatctgttgaagatctgggtgaagatgggggccagctggtcagcacaggatttcagacaggctggtgtaacacaatctgggcctggtgcttttttccttttctgcttccggaagacctggcgcaccgcatcctcgctgatctgaattgcaggtgtgggggagaggggggatgcaggaggtgagaatggtgagagtgcttgattggagaggtgttcaggatgggttgcaggagctgttaatggtgtgaacggtagtttggagaggcattcagggctggttgcaggagttgtgaagggtgtgaatggttgtgtggggaggcgttcagggcaggtgatgggtgttctttcaaacctgcagtaaaactcgttcagatcgtctgccagtcgttgattctctacggtgctggggggtggtgtcttgtaattggtgatcttctttagacttttccacactgatgcggagtcgttggaagtgaactgagtccttattttttcagaataattcctctttgccactttgatctccttttccaatgtgtatttagcctgtttatacaagacattgtcccccttcacgtaagcatcttctttggcctgacggagctgtctgagttttgcagtgaaccacggtttgtcattattgtaaattagttgagtctttgtaggaatacacatatcctcacagaaactgatatatgatgttacggtctctgtgagttcatccagatcg includes the following:
- the si:ch211-12e13.1 gene encoding uncharacterized protein si:ch211-12e13.1, whose protein sequence is MMNRNMANFSTLISVVSGVTVLYLFYTSHVSFKTHTVFDAQKHLPGSVYLMTRYIYQSFRKKRGTMRKNKDTSDELAFTLVNCRYDAVSLRRFCSVSGYGWDYPDSVFRDFPLCYPEFLFTRLLTMIVCSERFRLSPLGLMSVCESVCLSDALDELKRGMFSLQARVLEYRTVRAGVEVDLALTASRDQQTVWSSTLTLLSPNNTHRPDAQPGLEITHDPVSERCITLAVPWSSGVRSTWVFGDLCPLPVFVWLGFARPSTHPLWMFSRCMAEMEKHKGVEVVRAPLTVSVCYKQPVSLPRKVNIRVSENTSVTSSTASFSLEDHKTRTLYLTGQIKRQTSQEAE